One genomic window of Campylobacter vicugnae includes the following:
- a CDS encoding GNAT family N-acetyltransferase, with amino-acid sequence MDIKIATFEDIEFIKYCFYLGFKEKHFYNIEFIEKLGVIIKNNGVLGIIFIIKDSTNEKAGFAFCGKSKGSNIYEINMIYILEKFRNKKLTTNFIKYYEKLIPNNKIIVRCDIKYSKQAIEIFKHLGYQELSKKEKTNQYEFMILEKSI; translated from the coding sequence ATGGATATAAAAATTGCAACATTTGAAGATATAGAATTTATAAAATATTGTTTTTATCTAGGATTTAAAGAAAAACATTTTTACAATATAGAATTTATTGAAAAATTAGGAGTTATAATAAAAAATAATGGTGTATTAGGAATAATTTTTATTATTAAAGATAGCACAAATGAAAAAGCAGGTTTCGCATTTTGTGGAAAAAGTAAAGGTTCGAATATATATGAAATAAATATGATCTATATCTTAGAAAAATTTAGAAACAAAAAATTAACTACAAATTTTATTAAATATTATGAAAAACTTATCCCCAACAATAAAATAATTGTTCGATGTGATATAAAATATTCTAAACAAGCTATTGAAATTTTTAAACATTTAGGCTATCAAGAATTATCTAAAAAAGAAAAAACAAATCAATACGAATTTATGATATTAGAAAAATCTATTTAA